One Campylobacter massiliensis DNA window includes the following coding sequences:
- a CDS encoding methionine ABC transporter ATP-binding protein, with amino-acid sequence MIKIENLKKFYGATQIIDDVSLNVEKGEIFAIVGHSGAGKSTLLRCINGLEDYQSGSLKVFDKEISALRDRELRELRRDVGMIFQHFALMARKTAFENVATPLKFWGYSDGEIKKRVSELLDLVGLANKATSYPGELSGGQKQRVAIARALALSPKILLSDEATSALDPNTTNSILELLKQINQTLNISVVLVTHEMEVVKSIARRAVLLESGKIIGSGTIEELFLKPDEKMKEFLGEDEILPSEGVNIRLFFPKEVAQNSVITHMARTLNIDFNIVWGKLEKLNENVLGSLVINVDPKDEARVTEYIKQSGVLWEVA; translated from the coding sequence GTGATAAAAATAGAAAATTTAAAGAAATTTTACGGGGCGACGCAGATCATAGATGATGTCAGCCTAAACGTAGAAAAAGGCGAAATTTTCGCCATCGTAGGCCACAGCGGCGCGGGTAAATCCACCCTGCTTCGCTGCATAAACGGTCTAGAGGACTATCAAAGCGGCAGCCTAAAGGTATTTGACAAAGAAATCTCGGCGCTAAGAGATAGAGAGCTAAGAGAGCTTAGGCGCGACGTGGGGATGATATTTCAGCACTTTGCGCTGATGGCTAGAAAAACGGCATTTGAAAACGTCGCGACTCCGCTTAAATTTTGGGGTTACTCAGACGGCGAAATCAAAAAAAGAGTGAGCGAGCTGTTGGATCTCGTCGGCCTTGCAAACAAAGCCACAAGCTACCCGGGCGAGCTAAGCGGCGGACAAAAACAGCGCGTCGCCATCGCCCGTGCCCTTGCGCTAAGTCCAAAAATTTTACTCTCCGACGAGGCGACCTCGGCGCTTGATCCAAATACGACAAATTCGATACTCGAGCTTTTAAAACAAATCAATCAAACGCTAAACATCAGCGTCGTTTTAGTCACGCACGAGATGGAGGTCGTAAAAAGCATCGCGCGCCGCGCAGTGCTGCTAGAAAGCGGCAAGATAATCGGCAGCGGTACGATCGAGGAGCTATTTTTAAAACCCGACGAAAAGATGAAAGAATTCCTCGGCGAGGATGAAATTTTGCCGAGCGAGGGCGTAAATATCAGGCTCTTTTTCCCGAAAGAAGTCGCGCAAAACAGCGTCATCACGCACATGGCGCGCACGCTAAACATCGACTTTAACATCGTCTGGGGCAAGCTTGAAAAGCTAAACGAAAACGTGCTTGGCTCGCTCGTCATCAACGTCGATCCCAAAGACGAAGCGCGCGTGACCGAGTATATCAAGCAAAGCGGCGTATTATGGGAGGTGGCGTGA
- a CDS encoding methionine ABC transporter permease, with translation MFGIDFSKFPDVFERILLPAIGETLYMSVVSTLLAFLIGLVPAILLVLSAQDGLKPNKPLFIALDITVNTLRSFPFIILIIVLFPLTRLIVGTSIGTSAAIVPLTIGAAPFIARLIESALKEVDKGIIEAARSFGSSNFQIIFRVMFVEALPGIIAAFTLTLIVNIGFSAMAGAVGGGGLGSVAINYGYQRFRPDIMLYTVVILIIMVQIFQILGNYLYKISKK, from the coding sequence ATGTTTGGCATAGATTTTTCTAAATTTCCCGACGTTTTCGAGCGCATTTTGCTCCCTGCTATCGGCGAGACGCTTTATATGAGTGTGGTTTCTACGCTTTTAGCGTTTCTCATAGGTCTAGTGCCCGCTATCTTGCTCGTGCTTTCGGCGCAGGATGGCCTAAAGCCGAACAAACCGCTATTTATCGCGCTTGACATCACGGTAAATACGCTAAGAAGCTTTCCGTTTATCATCCTCATCATCGTTCTTTTCCCGCTCACGCGCCTGATCGTAGGCACCAGTATCGGTACCAGCGCGGCTATCGTTCCGCTTACTATCGGCGCAGCGCCGTTTATCGCTAGGCTCATAGAGAGCGCACTAAAAGAGGTCGATAAAGGCATCATCGAGGCTGCTAGAAGCTTTGGTAGCTCAAATTTTCAGATCATCTTTCGCGTTATGTTTGTTGAGGCGCTGCCGGGTATCATCGCCGCTTTTACGCTTACTTTGATCGTAAATATCGGCTTTTCCGCGATGGCAGGCGCGGTCGGCGGCGGCGGGCTGGGGTCTGTGGCGATAAACTACGGCTATCAGAGATTTCGCCCCGATATCATGCTTTATACCGTCGTGATACTCATTATAATGGTACAAATTTTTCAAATTTTAGGTAATTATTTATATAAAATTTCAAAAAAATGA
- a CDS encoding permease — MLDLFNQHNIFEFIKFFILYFTEISLLFFCVSFLVFIVSEKFSQKLKKHLISTKISSFIKAFLVGAITPFCSCSTIPLLNGFLKSGVSLGVSSVFLLSSPLVNPVILTLLFMSFGFKFGIIYFTVIFISSLAFGLLLSKADQSLFLKDDFLKPKFSPNNPTKSFVFTPVNQTQACSCKDIKNNKNIYKMALLNSVKEYKKLFYYILLAMFIGAAIHGFVPQKLISNYLGSSDIASILISAFFGILLYVRVEALVPILA; from the coding sequence ATGCTCGATCTTTTTAATCAACACAATATATTTGAGTTTATCAAATTTTTCATACTTTATTTTACAGAGATTTCACTACTATTTTTTTGTGTCTCTTTTTTGGTGTTTATCGTATCTGAAAAATTTAGTCAAAAACTCAAAAAACACCTTATAAGCACAAAAATTTCAAGCTTTATCAAGGCGTTTTTGGTTGGCGCTATTACGCCGTTTTGTTCGTGCTCTACTATACCTCTTTTAAATGGGTTTTTAAAAAGCGGCGTATCACTTGGCGTTAGTAGCGTATTTTTGTTAAGCTCTCCGCTTGTTAATCCTGTAATTTTAACGCTTCTTTTTATGAGCTTTGGGTTTAAATTTGGCATTATTTATTTTACGGTCATTTTCATCTCATCGCTTGCTTTTGGTCTTTTGTTATCAAAAGCAGATCAAAGTCTATTTTTAAAAGATGATTTTTTAAAACCAAAATTTAGCCCAAACAATCCAACTAAAAGCTTTGTTTTTACGCCCGTTAATCAGACGCAAGCTTGTTCTTGCAAGGATATAAAAAATAATAAAAATATTTACAAAATGGCGCTTTTAAACTCGGTAAAAGAGTATAAAAAGCTATTTTATTACATACTGCTTGCGATGTTTATCGGCGCCGCTATACACGGATTTGTTCCGCAAAAGCTTATCTCAAACTATCTTGGTTCTAGCGACATCGCCTCGATACTTATTTCGGCATTTTTTGGAATTTTACTCTATGTTAGAGTAGAAGCGCTAGTGCCAATATTGGCTTAG
- a CDS encoding ArsR/SmtB family transcription factor, whose amino-acid sequence MQYVDILALKSDFMRVLAHPIRIGIVEILGDKKMSVGEICELLNKEQATVSKHLGVLKNGGILKSEKSGLNVFYSVDICCLPNFLECLKNILEEKAAKNSENARGVIKSLR is encoded by the coding sequence ATGCAATATGTTGATATTCTTGCGCTAAAAAGCGATTTTATGAGAGTTTTGGCTCATCCTATTAGGATTGGGATAGTTGAGATTTTAGGTGATAAAAAGATGAGCGTAGGTGAAATTTGTGAGCTTTTAAATAAAGAACAAGCAACGGTTTCGAAGCATCTTGGGGTATTAAAAAATGGGGGAATTTTAAAAAGCGAGAAGTCCGGACTTAATGTTTTTTACTCGGTTGATATTTGCTGTTTGCCAAATTTTTTGGAATGTTTAAAAAATATTTTAGAGGAAAAAGCAGCCAAAAACTCAGAAAATGCAAGAGGCGTCATAAAAAGTCTAAGATAA
- a CDS encoding MetQ/NlpA family ABC transporter substrate-binding protein, protein MKNLLKYSLVALSLTIAANAAEKIVVGATPVPHAEILEVVKPILAKDGFTLEIKEFNDYSTPNLATEDGDLDANYFQHLPYLEEFNKNKGTHLVKTVGVHLEPMGVYSKKIKDIKELKDGSTVAIPNDPTNESRALDVLASAGLIKLNDNPLKTPLDITENPKKLKFEEIETAQVPRTLDDVAIAVINTNYALNANLNPTKDALVLESKDSPYTNYVVVKVGNENSPKIKALDKAVTSPEVKKFIEEKYKGAIIPTF, encoded by the coding sequence ATGAAAAATTTACTCAAATACTCTCTAGTCGCTCTAAGCCTAACAATCGCAGCAAACGCCGCCGAGAAAATCGTCGTAGGCGCTACTCCAGTTCCGCATGCTGAAATTTTAGAAGTCGTAAAACCAATCCTTGCAAAAGACGGCTTTACTCTTGAAATCAAAGAATTCAACGACTACTCTACTCCAAATTTAGCCACCGAGGACGGCGATCTAGACGCTAACTACTTCCAGCACCTACCGTATCTTGAGGAATTTAACAAAAACAAAGGCACTCATCTAGTTAAAACCGTAGGCGTTCACCTCGAGCCTATGGGCGTTTACTCTAAAAAGATAAAAGATATCAAAGAGCTAAAAGACGGTAGCACCGTAGCTATACCAAACGACCCGACAAACGAGAGCCGCGCGCTTGACGTGCTAGCTAGCGCAGGTCTTATCAAGCTAAACGACAACCCTCTAAAAACTCCGCTTGATATCACGGAAAACCCGAAAAAGCTAAAATTTGAAGAGATCGAGACCGCTCAAGTTCCTCGTACGCTAGATGACGTCGCCATCGCCGTTATCAACACGAACTACGCTCTAAACGCCAACCTAAACCCGACCAAAGACGCGCTCGTACTTGAGAGCAAAGATAGCCCGTACACCAACTACGTCGTAGTCAAAGTAGGTAACGAAAACAGCCCGAAAATCAAAGCTCTGGATAAAGCCGTCACGAGCCCGGAGGTAAAGAAATTTATCGAGGAAAAATATAAAGGCGCGATAATCCCGACGTTTTAA
- a CDS encoding MetQ/NlpA family ABC transporter substrate-binding protein, whose product MQFSKILLGALLATGLYASDKTITVGASPVPHAEILEEVVKPILEKEGYKLDVKIFNDYVIPNLAVENGELDANYFQGLPYMKSFNKDKGTHIVPTAGVHIEPMGAYSKKIKSLDELKDGDIIAISNNAADSTRSINLLEKAGIVKVKEGEYKSPLDITENPKNLKFKEMESAQTPRSLDDVALAFINVNYALDVGLKPTKDALILEDKDSPYTNYVATKAGNENNPKIKALDKAILTPEVKDFIVKRYQGAVIPSF is encoded by the coding sequence ATGCAATTTTCAAAAATACTTCTGGGCGCGCTTTTGGCTACCGGCCTGTATGCTAGCGACAAAACTATCACCGTAGGCGCATCTCCAGTGCCGCACGCAGAGATCTTAGAAGAGGTCGTAAAGCCGATCCTAGAAAAAGAAGGCTACAAGCTCGACGTCAAAATCTTTAACGACTACGTGATCCCAAACCTCGCCGTCGAAAACGGCGAACTCGACGCCAACTACTTCCAAGGCCTACCGTATATGAAGTCGTTTAACAAGGACAAAGGCACTCACATCGTGCCGACCGCGGGCGTACACATCGAGCCTATGGGCGCGTATTCTAAAAAGATAAAAAGCCTAGACGAGCTAAAAGACGGCGACATCATCGCTATCTCAAACAATGCCGCAGACTCGACGCGCTCGATAAATTTACTCGAAAAAGCCGGCATAGTAAAGGTTAAAGAGGGCGAATACAAATCTCCGCTAGATATCACGGAAAATCCGAAAAATCTCAAATTTAAAGAGATGGAGTCCGCGCAGACGCCCCGCTCTCTCGACGACGTCGCGCTAGCATTTATCAACGTAAACTACGCCCTAGACGTAGGCCTCAAACCGACCAAAGACGCGCTAATCCTAGAGGATAAAGATAGCCCGTACACCAACTACGTAGCGACCAAGGCCGGCAACGAAAATAACCCGAAAATCAAGGCTCTAGATAAAGCGATATTAACTCCCGAGGTTAAAGACTTTATCGTAAAGCGCTACCAAGGCGCGGTGATACCAAGCTTCTGA
- a CDS encoding MetQ/NlpA family ABC transporter substrate-binding protein: MKVFKILASLALAFNLYAADKDHTIVIAVSPVPHAEIMEFIKPVLAKEGYDLVIKEINDYSIPNLATQDGDLDANFFQHWPYLKNHNETKGTTLITAAAIHLEPLGFYSKKIKSLSELKDGAKVAIAYDPTNGNRALNILQKAGLIELDKSAELATPKDIVKNPKRLNFVELEGAQIPRTLDEVDLAAISTNFVLDIGMNPKKDSLAIEGTESPYANIIAVKAGNENSPKIKALVKAATSPETKEFILKRYDGAILPVF; this comes from the coding sequence ATGAAAGTTTTTAAAATTTTAGCAAGTTTGGCGCTAGCCTTTAACCTCTATGCAGCAGATAAAGATCACACTATCGTAATAGCCGTCTCGCCGGTACCTCACGCAGAGATCATGGAGTTTATCAAACCCGTCTTAGCAAAAGAGGGCTACGATCTAGTCATCAAAGAGATAAATGACTACTCGATCCCGAATTTAGCGACGCAAGACGGCGATTTGGACGCGAATTTCTTTCAACACTGGCCGTATCTAAAAAATCACAATGAAACAAAAGGCACGACCCTGATAACCGCTGCGGCAATACATCTTGAGCCGCTGGGCTTTTACTCAAAAAAGATAAAGAGCCTAAGCGAGCTAAAAGACGGCGCTAAAGTCGCGATCGCCTACGACCCGACTAACGGCAACAGAGCGTTAAATATCCTGCAAAAAGCGGGCCTCATCGAGCTAGATAAAAGCGCTGAGCTAGCCACGCCAAAAGACATCGTGAAAAATCCAAAGCGCCTAAATTTCGTCGAGCTTGAGGGCGCGCAGATACCCCGTACGCTAGACGAAGTCGATCTTGCTGCTATAAGCACGAATTTCGTCCTTGATATCGGCATGAATCCTAAAAAAGACTCGCTAGCTATCGAAGGTACCGAAAGCCCGTACGCCAACATCATCGCGGTCAAAGCAGGCAATGAAAATAGCCCGAAAATCAAAGCCCTCGTTAAAGCCGCAACCAGCCCCGAGACGAAGGAATTTATCCTAAAAAGATATGACGGAGCGATCCTGCCGGTGTTTTGA
- a CDS encoding DedA family protein produces MLGDFINFIVQTVGEWGYAGIFLMMFLESSFFPFPSEVAMIPAGYLAHQGQMSLVLAWCAGTAGSLAGAVFNYYLCYFFGRELVLKYGKYVGITKVKMRKFEAFFKRHGEISTFNCRLIPGIRQYISLPAGLAKMNLFKFSLYTTLGAGIWVAILLAVGWYLGKNYDKSAFSHIVVALLAAVGLLTALYIFYVRRLSKKSKIGTRELE; encoded by the coding sequence ATGCTAGGCGATTTTATAAATTTTATCGTCCAAACCGTCGGTGAGTGGGGATATGCGGGCATATTTTTGATGATGTTTTTAGAAAGTTCGTTTTTCCCGTTTCCAAGCGAAGTGGCGATGATACCCGCGGGCTACCTCGCACACCAAGGACAGATGAGCCTAGTGCTAGCGTGGTGCGCGGGTACGGCGGGCAGCCTCGCAGGAGCAGTGTTTAACTACTATCTATGCTACTTTTTTGGGCGCGAGCTCGTGCTAAAATACGGCAAATACGTCGGCATCACAAAGGTAAAAATGCGCAAATTTGAGGCCTTTTTCAAAAGGCACGGCGAGATTTCGACATTTAACTGCCGCCTGATCCCGGGCATCCGCCAGTACATCAGCCTGCCTGCGGGCCTTGCCAAGATGAATCTTTTTAAATTTAGCCTCTACACGACTCTTGGTGCGGGCATCTGGGTCGCCATATTGCTAGCAGTGGGCTGGTATCTGGGCAAAAACTACGACAAGAGCGCGTTTAGCCACATCGTGGTCGCCCTGCTCGCCGCCGTCGGCCTGCTCACTGCGCTTTATATTTTTTACGTAAGACGCCTAAGTAAAAAATCAAAAATCGGCACAAGAGAGCTAGAATAA
- a CDS encoding nitrogen fixation protein NifR: MLNFFENINLKATRLLEGYYSLFCGLFVLCVGIYVLALVFRVEWLLFASSAFVYACFVLLAFRSLFWFVLSLIFSPAFAIVVRERYDENLFLDAVFALIWILCWLFLSLAVSENISKLGNEIVSKILRIAALFAVIGVYYISIENSLNLQAILQHTVALRIVLIAINIYMFPSLVALLALDLRGYYLKNKDAKMAKFSFFNFTKEALKVIKFIALRRKI; encoded by the coding sequence GTGCTAAACTTTTTTGAAAATATAAATTTAAAGGCTACGAGGCTGCTTGAGGGCTATTATTCGCTCTTTTGCGGCCTATTTGTGCTTTGCGTCGGCATTTATGTGCTCGCACTCGTTTTTAGGGTCGAGTGGCTTTTATTTGCCTCTAGCGCTTTTGTCTACGCGTGCTTTGTCCTGCTTGCGTTTCGCTCGCTTTTTTGGTTCGTTTTGAGCCTGATTTTTTCGCCCGCTTTTGCTATAGTCGTACGCGAGCGTTACGATGAAAATTTATTTTTAGACGCGGTTTTTGCGCTTATTTGGATACTTTGCTGGTTGTTTTTATCGCTAGCCGTTAGTGAAAATATCTCAAAACTCGGCAACGAAATCGTATCTAAAATTTTACGCATCGCCGCGCTTTTTGCAGTGATCGGCGTTTATTATATCAGCATCGAAAATAGCTTAAATTTACAAGCTATTTTACAGCATACCGTTGCGCTTCGTATCGTGCTTATCGCAATAAACATCTACATGTTTCCTTCCCTTGTTGCGCTTTTAGCGCTTGATTTGCGCGGGTATTATTTGAAAAATAAAGACGCAAAAATGGCTAAATTTTCATTTTTTAATTTCACCAAAGAAGCTTTAAAAGTAATCAAATTTATTGCCTTAAGGCGTAAAATTTAA
- the mog gene encoding molybdopterin adenylyltransferase produces MKAKIGILTLSDRASEGKYDDLSGAAIKEVLDGWITSEREYFYEVIPDEIELIKERLKYMIDVLGCDLVLTTGGTGPAPRDVTPEATEAVCEKMMPGFGELMRAASLKYVPTAILSRQTAGIRGHALIVNLPGQPKAIRECLEPVFPAIPYCIDLIGGAFIETDESVMKVFRPKQKKIS; encoded by the coding sequence ATGAAAGCGAAAATAGGCATTTTGACGCTGAGCGACCGCGCTAGCGAGGGTAAATACGACGATCTATCGGGCGCGGCGATAAAAGAGGTTTTGGATGGCTGGATAACGAGCGAGCGCGAGTATTTTTACGAGGTGATTCCCGATGAGATCGAGCTTATAAAAGAGCGCCTAAAATACATGATAGACGTGCTAGGCTGCGATTTAGTGCTAACTACGGGCGGCACGGGACCGGCTCCTCGCGACGTGACGCCTGAGGCAACCGAAGCCGTGTGCGAAAAGATGATGCCCGGCTTTGGCGAGCTAATGCGCGCAGCTAGCCTAAAATACGTCCCCACAGCGATCCTATCGCGCCAAACGGCCGGTATCAGAGGGCACGCGCTCATCGTAAATTTACCCGGCCAGCCAAAGGCGATCAGAGAGTGCCTAGAGCCCGTATTTCCTGCGATCCCGTACTGCATCGACCTGATCGGCGGCGCATTTATAGAGACGGATGAGAGCGTGATGAAGGTCTTTCGCCCGAAACAAAAGAAAATTTCATAA
- a CDS encoding AAA family ATPase, translating to MHKFKLNKQKIIVILTAILAVLLAVAVGRNQPKNIMYESYEKLLEGDMIASATVNGGELELTTKGGNKYIIVKDGVDMRALVQKVPVDLKKETPVLDEILAVLALLAICFAGLAVYARLKKQRLAAQNENQKANVYEYENIAASSVAPAISNVKFDDVAGIKDVKFELSEIVDFLKNPTKYKKFGIKMPKGVLMVGPPGVGKTLVAKAVAGEAGVPFFYQSGASFVQIYVGMGAKRVHELFLKAKAYAPSIIFIDEIDAVGKVRGGNRNDEREATLNQLLTEMDGFEDNSGVIVIAATNRIEMIDEALLRSGRFDRRIFLSMPDFADRVEILKSYLKDKNTSVEAQDVARISVGFSGAALSTLVNEAAINALRRDGEIIEFSDFESVLNKVLLGKKRILSYNDEEKRIQALYQGAKALAAYWFGIEFEKISLVEEQFMRPEREIESRSQMFARIKVCLAGMSALKMVKDDTFSNSNVDIQKAREIAQNMVFEYGMGHTFTPSAAEAEELLQEAYAEVGTFLAGMKTQLERISEHIEIFESIDKDALGKIIKEYYN from the coding sequence ATGCACAAATTTAAGCTAAATAAACAAAAGATCATCGTGATTTTGACGGCTATTTTGGCGGTTTTGCTAGCCGTTGCGGTAGGCAGAAATCAACCCAAAAACATAATGTACGAAAGCTATGAAAAGCTGCTAGAGGGCGACATGATCGCAAGCGCGACCGTAAACGGCGGCGAGCTGGAACTCACGACTAAGGGCGGCAACAAATATATCATCGTAAAAGACGGCGTGGATATGCGCGCTCTGGTGCAAAAAGTCCCCGTCGATCTAAAAAAAGAGACGCCCGTGCTGGATGAAATTTTAGCCGTGCTAGCGCTACTTGCTATCTGTTTTGCGGGGCTTGCGGTTTATGCGAGGCTTAAAAAACAAAGACTCGCCGCTCAAAACGAAAATCAAAAAGCAAACGTCTATGAGTATGAAAATATCGCCGCTAGCTCGGTTGCTCCTGCTATCTCAAACGTCAAATTTGACGACGTAGCGGGCATAAAGGACGTCAAATTTGAGCTAAGTGAGATCGTGGATTTTCTAAAAAATCCGACGAAATATAAAAAATTCGGCATCAAAATGCCAAAAGGCGTGCTGATGGTCGGGCCTCCGGGCGTAGGCAAGACGCTAGTGGCAAAGGCCGTCGCGGGCGAGGCGGGAGTGCCGTTTTTTTACCAAAGCGGAGCTAGTTTCGTGCAAATTTACGTCGGTATGGGCGCAAAACGCGTGCATGAGTTGTTTTTAAAGGCTAAAGCCTATGCGCCGTCCATCATCTTTATCGACGAGATCGACGCCGTTGGTAAGGTGCGCGGCGGCAACCGAAACGACGAGCGCGAGGCCACGCTAAATCAGCTACTGACCGAGATGGACGGCTTTGAGGATAACTCGGGCGTCATCGTGATCGCTGCAACTAACCGTATCGAGATGATAGATGAGGCGCTGCTGCGCTCGGGGCGATTTGATAGACGAATTTTTCTTTCGATGCCTGATTTTGCCGATAGAGTCGAGATTTTAAAATCCTATCTAAAAGACAAAAACACGAGCGTAGAGGCGCAGGACGTGGCGCGTATCAGCGTCGGTTTTAGCGGGGCGGCGCTTTCTACGCTCGTAAACGAAGCCGCGATAAATGCGCTAAGACGCGACGGCGAGATAATCGAATTTAGCGATTTTGAAAGCGTTTTAAACAAAGTCCTGCTCGGAAAAAAGAGGATTTTAAGCTACAACGACGAGGAAAAGCGCATCCAAGCGCTCTATCAGGGCGCAAAGGCCTTGGCGGCGTATTGGTTCGGGATAGAATTTGAAAAAATTTCGCTCGTTGAGGAGCAGTTTATGCGTCCGGAGCGAGAGATAGAGTCGCGCTCGCAGATGTTTGCGCGTATCAAGGTCTGTTTGGCTGGTATGAGCGCGCTAAAGATGGTCAAAGACGATACCTTTTCAAACTCCAACGTCGACATCCAAAAAGCCCGCGAAATCGCGCAAAATATGGTCTTTGAGTACGGCATGGGGCATACCTTTACGCCAAGCGCGGCGGAGGCCGAGGAGCTACTGCAAGAGGCGTACGCCGAGGTCGGAACGTTTTTAGCCGGTATGAAAACTCAGCTAGAGCGCATCAGCGAGCATATCGAGATTTTTGAGAGTATCGATAAAGACGCGCTGGGCAAAATTATCAAAGAGTATTACAACTAA
- the mtaB gene encoding tRNA (N(6)-L-threonylcarbamoyladenosine(37)-C(2))-methylthiotransferase MtaB codes for MKPNSNLTQQEPRREKVFFKTFGCRTNIYDTELMKSYVKDYDIVSDENEADIVVVNSCTVTNSADSGARSYINGIKKRGARVILTGCGAVSKGKELFNKSAVFGVIGASKKEDINALLKSQDPFFELGNLKSIDKNIVTNYENHTKAFIKIQEGCDFACSYCIIPAVRGKARSMDEEAILREAKILAYNGYNELVLTGTNIGSYGKDTGSSLGRLLGRIGKIGGIKRIRLGSIEPSQIDESFREILKESWLERHLHIALQHTSEAMLRIMRRRNQAFRDLELFLQLSEMGFALGTDYIVGHPGESEEIWSEALVNFKKFPLTHLHCFAYSPRTGTHSADMKMDVSGDVAKARLKILKQIVAENNFKFRQEHAKKGGSLNVLVEQLNGEFYEGFDQFYNKVKIKTDKQILKEWAVIDKFEVKSEGDYAQI; via the coding sequence ATGAAGCCTAACTCAAATTTGACCCAGCAAGAGCCGCGCCGAGAGAAGGTATTTTTTAAAACCTTCGGCTGTCGCACGAACATCTACGATACTGAGCTGATGAAAAGCTACGTCAAAGACTACGATATAGTTAGCGACGAAAACGAAGCAGACATCGTGGTGGTAAACTCCTGCACGGTCACAAACTCAGCAGATAGCGGCGCTCGCAGCTACATAAACGGTATAAAAAAACGAGGCGCCAGAGTGATACTAACGGGCTGCGGCGCGGTGAGCAAGGGTAAGGAGCTGTTTAACAAAAGCGCGGTTTTCGGCGTGATAGGCGCGAGTAAGAAAGAGGATATAAACGCGCTGCTAAAGTCGCAAGATCCGTTTTTCGAGCTGGGAAATTTAAAAAGCATAGACAAAAATATCGTAACAAACTACGAAAATCACACCAAAGCCTTTATCAAGATCCAAGAGGGCTGCGACTTTGCGTGCAGTTACTGTATCATCCCCGCCGTTCGCGGCAAGGCGCGCAGTATGGACGAGGAAGCGATCTTGCGCGAGGCTAAAATTTTAGCCTATAACGGCTACAACGAGCTAGTGCTAACGGGTACAAACATCGGCAGCTACGGCAAGGATACGGGCTCAAGCCTAGGGCGACTGCTAGGCAGGATCGGTAAAATAGGCGGCATAAAGCGCATAAGGCTAGGCAGCATAGAGCCTAGCCAGATAGACGAGAGCTTTCGCGAGATTTTAAAAGAGAGCTGGCTAGAGCGGCATCTGCACATCGCGCTTCAGCACACGAGCGAGGCGATGCTGCGCATTATGAGGCGGCGAAATCAGGCCTTTAGGGATTTGGAGCTATTTTTACAGCTTAGCGAGATGGGCTTTGCGCTAGGAACCGACTATATCGTGGGGCATCCGGGCGAGAGCGAAGAGATCTGGAGCGAGGCGCTGGTAAATTTTAAAAAATTTCCGCTCACGCATCTGCACTGCTTTGCGTATTCGCCGCGCACAGGCACGCATTCGGCGGATATGAAAATGGACGTTAGCGGCGATGTGGCGAAGGCTAGGCTTAAAATTTTAAAGCAAATCGTAGCGGAAAATAATTTTAAATTTAGACAAGAGCACGCCAAAAAAGGCGGGAGCCTAAACGTTCTCGTTGAGCAGCTAAACGGCGAATTTTACGAAGGTTTCGATCAGTTTTATAATAAAGTAAAAATCAAAACGGATAAGCAAATTTTAAAAGAGTGGGCGGTCATAGATAAATTTGAAGTAAAAAGCGAGGGCGACTATGCACAAATTTAA